The Chiroxiphia lanceolata isolate bChiLan1 chromosome 4, bChiLan1.pri, whole genome shotgun sequence genome contains a region encoding:
- the HS3ST1 gene encoding heparan sulfate glucosamine 3-O-sulfotransferase 1: MAAFLLGAVLLIVQPQIVPSRPAINSNAETSSQSVQRELLKKTSQKNDFKENIHSNGSCQQLPQTIIIGVRKGGTRALLEMLSLHPDIAAAESEVHFFDWEDHYRNGLQWYINQMPFSYPHQITVEKTPAYFTSPKVPERVYNMNQSMRLLLILRDPSERVLSDYTQVFYNHMQKHKPYPSIEQFLIKDGELNVDYKAINRSLYYIHMQNWLKYFPLDHIHIVDGDKLIKDPFPEIEKVERFLKLSPQINASNFYFNKTKGFYCLRDSGRERCLHESKGRAHPQVDTRLLEKLHEYFHEPNKKFFELVGRTFDWHSFVAS; encoded by the coding sequence ATGGCAGCTTttctgctgggagctgtgttGCTTATTGTTCAGCCTCAGATAGTGCCTTCCAGACCAGCTATAAATTCAAATGCTGAGACTTCTTCTCAGTCTGTTCAGAGAgagcttttaaagaaaacatctcaGAAAAATGACTTCAAGGAAAACATTCATTCTAATGGATCATGTCAGCAGCTGCCACAGACTATTATTATTGGAGTGAGAAAAGGTGGAACAAGAGCTTTGTTAGAGATGTTGAGTCTCCATCCAGATattgcagcagcagaaagtgAAGTTCACTTCTTTGACTGGGAAGATCATTACAGAAATGGATTGCAATGGTATATTAATCAAATGCCATTCTCTTATCCCCATCAGATCACCGTGGAAAAAACTCCAGCATATTTCACATCACCTAAAGTGCCTGAAAGAGTTTATAACATGAACCAGTCAATGAGACTACTCCTCATTTTAAGAGACCCAAGTGAAAGAGTACTATCAGATTACACCCAAGTGTTCTACAATCACATGCAGAAGCACAAGCCGTATCCATCCATCGAACAATTCCTGATTAAAGATGGTGAACTCAATGTGGACTACAAGGCAATAAACAGAAGCTTGTACTACATTCACATGCAGAACTGGCTGAAGTATTTTCCTCTTGATCATATCCACATTGTAGATGGGGATAAATTGATCAAAGATCCCTTCCCAGAAATAGAAAAGGTAGAGAGATTTTTGAAGTTGTCACCACAGATAAATGCTTCAaacttttatttcaataaaactAAAGGCTTCTACTGCCTAAGGGACAGTGGTAGAGAGCGCTGTTTACATGAGTCAAAAGGACGAGCACACCCACAAGTAGATACCCGGTTACTCGAGAAACTGCATGAATATTTCCATGAACCCAACAAGAAATTTTTTGAGCTTGTGGGCAGGACATTTGACTGGCACTCATTTGTGGCGAGTTAG